The Bos mutus isolate GX-2022 chromosome 12, NWIPB_WYAK_1.1, whole genome shotgun sequence genome includes a window with the following:
- the NAXD gene encoding ATP-dependent (S)-NAD(P)H-hydrate dehydratase isoform X2: protein MALGPGCRAVRGCRPVLKRAFSLHKAHSVKDMESILQLVRSVVPALTTKKHKGQDGRIGVVGGCREYTGAPYFAAISALKVGADLSHVFCTQEAAPVIKAYSPELIVHPVLDSPEAVRDVEQWLPRLHALVVGPGLGRDDALLENVKGILEASKARGIPVVIDADGLWLIAQQPALIQGYRKAVLTPNHVEFGRLSEAVLGAPLDGGDRHGAVLRLSQALGNVTVVQKGEQDVISDGEQVLECSQEGSGRRCGGQGDLLSGSLGVLAHWALRAGPQKTGGPSPLLVAAFGACALTRQCSQQAFQKHGRATTTSDMVAEVGPAFRRLFEA, encoded by the exons tGTTAAAAAGAGCATTTTCGCTGCATAAAGCACACTCAGTAAAGGACATGGAAAGCATTTTGCAGCTGGTGAGAAGCGTGGTCCCTGCCCTGACCACCAAGAAGCACAAAGGGCAGGACGGGAGGATCGGCGTGGTGGGAGGCTGCCGGGA GTACACTGGAGCCCCCTATTTTGCAGCGATCTCCGCTCTCAAAGTG GGCGCGGACCTGTCCCACGTGTTCTGCACCCAGGAGGCCGCGCCCGTGATCAAGGCCTACAGCCCGGAGCTGATCGTGCACCCCGTCCT GGACAGCCCAGAGGCCGTCCGCGACGTGGAGCAGTGGCTGCCCCGACTGCACGCCCTGGTGGTGGGGCCCGGCCTCGGCAGGGATGACGCTCTGCTGGAAAACGTCAAG GGCATTCTAGAAGCATCCAAGGCCAGGGGCATCCCCGTGGTCATCGACGCA GACGGGCTCTGGCTTATCGCCCAGCAGCCGGCCCTCATCCAGGGCTACCGGAAGGCGGTCCTCACCCCCAACCACGTGGAGTTCGGCAGACTGTCCGAGGCCGTG CTGGGGGCGCCCCTGGATGGCGGGGACCGTCATGGAGCTGTGCTGAGACTCAGCCAGGCCCTGGGCAACGTCACCGTGGTGCAGAAGGGGGAGCAGGACGTGATCTCTGACGGCGAGCAGG TGCTCGAGTGCAGCCAGGAGGGCAGCGGCCGCAGGTGCGGGGGGCAGGGGGACCTCCTGTCAGGCTCCCTGGGCGTCCTGGCACACTGGGCCCTCCGCGCCGGCCCCCAGAAGACTGGCGG GCCCAGCCCGCTGCTCGTGGCCGCCTTCGGCGCCTGCGCCCTCACCCGGCAGTGCAGCCAGCAGGCCTTCCAGAAGCACGGACGCGCCACCACCACCTCCGACATGGTCGCCGAGGTCGGGCCCGCCTTCCGCAGGCTCTTCGAGGCCTGA
- the NAXD gene encoding ATP-dependent (S)-NAD(P)H-hydrate dehydratase isoform X1, translating into MAVRAGAAVAGAAVVAVLSAALALYGPPLDAVLKRAFSLHKAHSVKDMESILQLVRSVVPALTTKKHKGQDGRIGVVGGCREYTGAPYFAAISALKVGADLSHVFCTQEAAPVIKAYSPELIVHPVLDSPEAVRDVEQWLPRLHALVVGPGLGRDDALLENVKGILEASKARGIPVVIDADGLWLIAQQPALIQGYRKAVLTPNHVEFGRLSEAVLGAPLDGGDRHGAVLRLSQALGNVTVVQKGEQDVISDGEQVLECSQEGSGRRCGGQGDLLSGSLGVLAHWALRAGPQKTGGPSPLLVAAFGACALTRQCSQQAFQKHGRATTTSDMVAEVGPAFRRLFEA; encoded by the exons tGTTAAAAAGAGCATTTTCGCTGCATAAAGCACACTCAGTAAAGGACATGGAAAGCATTTTGCAGCTGGTGAGAAGCGTGGTCCCTGCCCTGACCACCAAGAAGCACAAAGGGCAGGACGGGAGGATCGGCGTGGTGGGAGGCTGCCGGGA GTACACTGGAGCCCCCTATTTTGCAGCGATCTCCGCTCTCAAAGTG GGCGCGGACCTGTCCCACGTGTTCTGCACCCAGGAGGCCGCGCCCGTGATCAAGGCCTACAGCCCGGAGCTGATCGTGCACCCCGTCCT GGACAGCCCAGAGGCCGTCCGCGACGTGGAGCAGTGGCTGCCCCGACTGCACGCCCTGGTGGTGGGGCCCGGCCTCGGCAGGGATGACGCTCTGCTGGAAAACGTCAAG GGCATTCTAGAAGCATCCAAGGCCAGGGGCATCCCCGTGGTCATCGACGCA GACGGGCTCTGGCTTATCGCCCAGCAGCCGGCCCTCATCCAGGGCTACCGGAAGGCGGTCCTCACCCCCAACCACGTGGAGTTCGGCAGACTGTCCGAGGCCGTG CTGGGGGCGCCCCTGGATGGCGGGGACCGTCATGGAGCTGTGCTGAGACTCAGCCAGGCCCTGGGCAACGTCACCGTGGTGCAGAAGGGGGAGCAGGACGTGATCTCTGACGGCGAGCAGG TGCTCGAGTGCAGCCAGGAGGGCAGCGGCCGCAGGTGCGGGGGGCAGGGGGACCTCCTGTCAGGCTCCCTGGGCGTCCTGGCACACTGGGCCCTCCGCGCCGGCCCCCAGAAGACTGGCGG GCCCAGCCCGCTGCTCGTGGCCGCCTTCGGCGCCTGCGCCCTCACCCGGCAGTGCAGCCAGCAGGCCTTCCAGAAGCACGGACGCGCCACCACCACCTCCGACATGGTCGCCGAGGTCGGGCCCGCCTTCCGCAGGCTCTTCGAGGCCTGA
- the NAXD gene encoding ATP-dependent (S)-NAD(P)H-hydrate dehydratase isoform X3, which yields MESILQLVRSVVPALTTKKHKGQDGRIGVVGGCREYTGAPYFAAISALKVGADLSHVFCTQEAAPVIKAYSPELIVHPVLDSPEAVRDVEQWLPRLHALVVGPGLGRDDALLENVKGILEASKARGIPVVIDADGLWLIAQQPALIQGYRKAVLTPNHVEFGRLSEAVLGAPLDGGDRHGAVLRLSQALGNVTVVQKGEQDVISDGEQVLECSQEGSGRRCGGQGDLLSGSLGVLAHWALRAGPQKTGGPSPLLVAAFGACALTRQCSQQAFQKHGRATTTSDMVAEVGPAFRRLFEA from the exons ATGGAAAGCATTTTGCAGCTGGTGAGAAGCGTGGTCCCTGCCCTGACCACCAAGAAGCACAAAGGGCAGGACGGGAGGATCGGCGTGGTGGGAGGCTGCCGGGA GTACACTGGAGCCCCCTATTTTGCAGCGATCTCCGCTCTCAAAGTG GGCGCGGACCTGTCCCACGTGTTCTGCACCCAGGAGGCCGCGCCCGTGATCAAGGCCTACAGCCCGGAGCTGATCGTGCACCCCGTCCT GGACAGCCCAGAGGCCGTCCGCGACGTGGAGCAGTGGCTGCCCCGACTGCACGCCCTGGTGGTGGGGCCCGGCCTCGGCAGGGATGACGCTCTGCTGGAAAACGTCAAG GGCATTCTAGAAGCATCCAAGGCCAGGGGCATCCCCGTGGTCATCGACGCA GACGGGCTCTGGCTTATCGCCCAGCAGCCGGCCCTCATCCAGGGCTACCGGAAGGCGGTCCTCACCCCCAACCACGTGGAGTTCGGCAGACTGTCCGAGGCCGTG CTGGGGGCGCCCCTGGATGGCGGGGACCGTCATGGAGCTGTGCTGAGACTCAGCCAGGCCCTGGGCAACGTCACCGTGGTGCAGAAGGGGGAGCAGGACGTGATCTCTGACGGCGAGCAGG TGCTCGAGTGCAGCCAGGAGGGCAGCGGCCGCAGGTGCGGGGGGCAGGGGGACCTCCTGTCAGGCTCCCTGGGCGTCCTGGCACACTGGGCCCTCCGCGCCGGCCCCCAGAAGACTGGCGG GCCCAGCCCGCTGCTCGTGGCCGCCTTCGGCGCCTGCGCCCTCACCCGGCAGTGCAGCCAGCAGGCCTTCCAGAAGCACGGACGCGCCACCACCACCTCCGACATGGTCGCCGAGGTCGGGCCCGCCTTCCGCAGGCTCTTCGAGGCCTGA